The Pseudomonadota bacterium genome has a segment encoding these proteins:
- the nrfD gene encoding polysulfide reductase NrfD, translating to MDSNIISGELKRCPKWQFALWIGAASAVLLWGVYAMLLCWIKGLNQTNMNDAYGFALWIWADLAIIALGGGAFFTGFLRYIIGKDELKNIVNYAVIIGFICYSSALIILGIDVGQPIRGWFIFWHANVHSMLTEVAFCLTCYLFVLIIEYIPIILENRRIDKIPFFHHLGHNMHSIMAVFAATGVFLSFFHQGSLGGVSGVLFGRPFGYREGVFIWPWTFFLFTWSAAACGPCFTILITKITEAVTGKRLVKDNVIELLAKISGWMLGTYIIAKIIDTLYWAMVTLPEKGFSLMDFYSNNPFYGIWILVLEIAVCGILPALILISQKGRKNKSALIIAAILAVLGVCINRWVLVLQVMAAPVLTFETWQMYIPSWQEVATTILPLAYGVLIVSFSYRYLPVFPQEKELNP from the coding sequence ATGGATTCAAATATTATATCCGGGGAACTAAAGCGCTGTCCTAAATGGCAGTTTGCTTTGTGGATAGGGGCAGCAAGTGCTGTGCTGTTATGGGGTGTTTATGCCATGCTGCTTTGCTGGATTAAAGGTCTTAACCAGACCAATATGAATGATGCATATGGTTTTGCGTTATGGATCTGGGCCGATCTTGCTATCATAGCGCTTGGCGGCGGGGCATTTTTTACCGGTTTTTTAAGATATATAATCGGCAAAGATGAACTTAAAAATATTGTAAACTATGCAGTTATTATCGGTTTTATCTGCTACAGTTCAGCACTTATTATATTAGGTATTGATGTCGGGCAGCCAATAAGAGGCTGGTTTATTTTCTGGCACGCCAATGTGCATTCAATGCTTACCGAAGTGGCATTTTGTCTTACATGCTATCTTTTTGTTTTAATTATAGAATATATCCCCATCATACTTGAAAACCGACGTATAGATAAAATCCCCTTTTTCCATCACCTTGGCCATAACATGCATTCAATAATGGCCGTATTTGCTGCAACAGGAGTTTTTCTGTCATTTTTTCATCAGGGATCTTTGGGTGGTGTATCCGGTGTTTTGTTCGGCCGCCCGTTTGGTTACAGAGAAGGAGTATTTATCTGGCCCTGGACATTTTTCCTCTTCACATGGTCGGCTGCCGCCTGCGGGCCCTGTTTTACAATTCTTATTACAAAAATCACTGAAGCAGTTACAGGCAAAAGACTTGTAAAGGACAATGTAATAGAACTTCTTGCAAAGATTTCCGGCTGGATGTTAGGAACTTATATAATTGCGAAAATAATAGATACTCTGTATTGGGCAATGGTTACGCTTCCTGAAAAAGGCTTTAGTCTTATGGATTTTTATTCAAATAATCCTTTTTATGGCATATGGATACTTGTTCTTGAAATAGCAGTTTGCGGAATTCTTCCTGCGCTGATACTGATATCTCAAAAAGGGCGAAAAAACAAATCTGCACTTATAATCGCTGCAATTCTTGCGGTGTTAGGGGTTTGTATAAACCGCTGGGTACTTGTTCTTCAGGTAATGGCCGCTCCGGTGTTAACATTTGAAACATGGCAAATGTATATTCCAAGCTGGCAGGAGGTTGCAACTACAATTCTGCCGCTTGCTTACGGTGTGCTTATAGTATCTTTTTCATACCGTTATTTGCCGGTCTTTCCGCAGGAAAAGGAGCTTAATCCTTAA
- a CDS encoding 4Fe-4S dicluster domain-containing protein encodes MKEDKSSKDAKKYGMAIDLDKCTGCGSCMVACMAENNVSFKKDESKKLDSITWMRVYRLTNGKSFPDTQICYLPRPCQHCGGKGDHGHSPCVSVCPATATDYNMETGIVSQIYTRCFGCRYCMAACPYHARYFNWWDPIWPKGMEKYLSPNVSVRMRGVVEKCSFCFHRYQLAKDKAYYEGRNEVAESEYQTACTQACPAGAITFGDLNNTGHAVYKLKKNKNAFRLLERLQTNPKIYYLSSKKWVRDAGDNYLNNEKN; translated from the coding sequence ATGAAAGAAGATAAAAGCAGTAAAGACGCTAAAAAATATGGGATGGCAATTGATCTGGATAAATGTACCGGTTGCGGGTCATGCATGGTTGCCTGTATGGCTGAAAATAATGTGTCATTCAAGAAAGATGAATCCAAGAAGCTTGACAGCATTACCTGGATGAGAGTTTACAGGCTCACAAACGGCAAATCATTTCCTGATACCCAGATCTGTTATCTTCCAAGACCCTGCCAGCATTGCGGAGGAAAAGGAGACCACGGCCATTCGCCCTGTGTTTCCGTTTGTCCTGCAACAGCAACCGATTACAACATGGAAACCGGAATTGTAAGCCAGATTTATACAAGATGTTTCGGATGCCGATACTGCATGGCTGCATGTCCTTATCACGCAAGATATTTTAACTGGTGGGACCCGATCTGGCCTAAAGGCATGGAAAAATACTTAAGCCCTAATGTTTCGGTGCGCATGAGAGGTGTTGTCGAAAAATGCAGCTTTTGTTTCCACAGGTATCAGCTTGCAAAAGACAAAGCATATTATGAAGGCCGCAATGAAGTAGCAGAAAGCGAATACCAGACGGCTTGTACGCAGGCATGCCCTGCCGGTGCCATTACATTTGGGGATCTTAATAATACCGGTCATGCAGTTTATAAACTTAAGAAAAATAAAAACGCTTTCAGGCTCCTTGAAAGACTTCAGACAAATCCTAAAATATATTATCTTTCAAGCAAAAAATGGGTTAGAGATGCAGGCGATAATTATCTTAATAATGAAAAGAATTAA
- a CDS encoding molybdopterin-dependent oxidoreductase: MKIDRRSFLSLGIGGAAGIALSPLPLKLMDDSAIWTQTWPWTPVPPDGEATYVNSACTLCTGGCGISVRKINGRAVKIEGIEGHPVNDGGICLLGLSGLQLLYGPTRIESPLKRDGERGSGKWIAISWEEAISEVSQKLKALRNNKESNSVACISGTDKGTVPALFKKFLSVYGSSNFMRMPSVSDAYELAAFRSSGQKAQLAFDIENSDFILSFGSGLIEGWGSPVRMMRANSILREAGGKIIQIEPRLSNTAAKSNKWIPINPGTEYALALGLANVIISKTLFNVNFVKSNASGFAKFAAFVQAFYSPDKVEKITGIKKETIETLANDFAGAAKPLAVCGKGQGKEQGFLGEVMAVQALNALVGNINKKGGVFTVSGRRYFSLPGMADYETNFANRFTDDVNSGKYSAEALFVYESNPLYSLPDTNSVKKAFAKIPYIVSFSSFMDETAMNSDLILPNHIYLERYEDVHAALLPKPVVSLCVPVVDPSFNTKHTGDVIIQIAKKIGSPVADSFKWKNYDSFIEEALGDKWEVLSEQGFWEDRIAELLTLKTASKKFDFTAGFSDINSLFTYPDAGADPDKYPFILIPYDSIRIANGYIGDPPFTVKTVEDTVLLGNDVLVEVNPLTAKALGLTEGSYAIIETSKAKARVKIHLFEGIMPGLIAMPRGLGHSAYDNYLAGKGINVNELIGTQKDPASGLDAAWGIRAALSKAV, translated from the coding sequence ATGAAAATAGACAGAAGATCTTTCTTGTCGCTTGGAATAGGCGGTGCGGCAGGTATTGCGCTTTCACCATTGCCATTAAAGCTTATGGATGACAGTGCAATATGGACGCAGACATGGCCCTGGACTCCTGTGCCACCTGATGGTGAAGCAACTTATGTTAATTCTGCATGCACTCTTTGCACTGGCGGATGTGGAATTTCCGTCAGAAAGATTAATGGCAGAGCTGTTAAAATAGAAGGAATAGAAGGGCATCCCGTTAATGACGGGGGAATTTGTCTTTTAGGACTTTCGGGATTGCAACTTCTCTATGGTCCCACACGTATAGAGTCTCCACTTAAAAGAGACGGTGAAAGAGGATCAGGAAAATGGATCGCAATATCCTGGGAAGAAGCTATTTCAGAAGTTTCTCAAAAACTTAAGGCATTAAGAAACAACAAGGAATCGAACTCTGTTGCCTGTATTTCCGGTACTGATAAGGGTACAGTGCCAGCGCTTTTTAAAAAATTTCTTTCGGTATACGGGTCTTCCAATTTCATGCGGATGCCATCTGTTTCCGATGCTTATGAACTTGCAGCTTTTCGTTCTTCAGGACAAAAAGCACAGCTTGCCTTTGATATTGAAAATTCCGATTTTATCTTAAGTTTCGGAAGCGGTCTTATTGAAGGCTGGGGATCGCCTGTTCGCATGATGCGGGCAAACAGCATTTTACGTGAAGCCGGTGGAAAGATTATACAAATTGAACCGCGTCTTTCAAATACTGCTGCAAAATCAAATAAGTGGATTCCGATTAATCCGGGAACCGAATACGCTTTGGCCCTGGGGCTTGCAAATGTAATTATCTCAAAAACACTTTTTAATGTTAATTTTGTAAAAAGCAATGCTTCAGGATTTGCAAAGTTTGCCGCATTTGTTCAGGCTTTTTATTCACCTGACAAGGTGGAAAAGATAACAGGCATTAAAAAAGAAACAATTGAAACTCTTGCCAATGATTTTGCCGGTGCTGCAAAACCTTTAGCAGTCTGTGGAAAAGGACAGGGTAAAGAACAGGGATTTTTAGGTGAAGTTATGGCGGTGCAGGCATTAAATGCGCTTGTTGGAAACATAAACAAAAAAGGGGGCGTTTTTACTGTTTCCGGTCGCAGATATTTTTCACTGCCGGGTATGGCCGATTACGAAACAAACTTTGCCAACCGTTTTACTGATGACGTTAACTCAGGAAAATATAGCGCTGAAGCGCTTTTTGTTTATGAATCAAACCCGCTTTACTCACTGCCTGATACCAATTCTGTAAAGAAAGCTTTTGCCAAAATTCCTTATATTGTTAGTTTTTCATCATTTATGGATGAAACGGCAATGAATTCGGATTTAATTTTACCTAACCATATCTACCTTGAGCGCTATGAAGATGTTCATGCAGCATTGCTTCCAAAACCAGTTGTCAGCCTTTGCGTACCTGTTGTAGATCCTTCGTTTAATACAAAACATACTGGCGATGTTATAATTCAGATAGCAAAGAAAATAGGGTCGCCTGTTGCAGATTCTTTTAAGTGGAAAAATTATGATTCATTTATAGAAGAAGCACTTGGCGATAAATGGGAAGTACTTTCTGAACAAGGATTCTGGGAAGACAGAATAGCTGAACTTTTGACCTTAAAAACAGCTTCAAAAAAATTTGATTTTACAGCAGGATTTTCAGATATTAACAGTTTATTTACTTATCCTGATGCCGGGGCCGATCCGGATAAATACCCGTTTATTCTTATACCCTATGATTCTATCAGAATTGCAAACGGCTATATAGGTGATCCGCCTTTTACCGTAAAAACAGTGGAAGATACAGTTCTTCTTGGAAATGATGTACTTGTGGAAGTAAATCCTCTAACTGCGAAAGCTTTGGGACTTACAGAAGGAAGCTATGCAATAATCGAAACTTCCAAAGCAAAGGCAAGAGTAAAAATTCATCTGTTTGAAGGAATAATGCCCGGTCTTATAGCTATGCCGAGAGGACTTGGCCATAGTGCATATGACAATTATCTTGCCGGCAAGGGAATTAATGTTAATGAACTGATCGGGACACAAAAAGATCCGGCTTCCGGCCTTGATGCAGCCTGGGGTATAAGGGCTGCTCTGAGCAAAGCTGTTTGA
- a CDS encoding cytochrome c family protein encodes MLFSIIGLVAGLLIGWVVFPKLLYSKKTQPVDFNHAIHNEQVDNGCESCHIFREDGSFAGVPKLAQCADCHQEVQGDSPDEKIFVEEYVLEEKEVPWLIYSKQPDCVFFSHAAHVKKAKMECAICHGGIGGSTSLKPYEQNRITGYSRDIWGKNIAGTKENSWDRMKMDDCAKCHEKETGRRSSIQTDKEACFVCHK; translated from the coding sequence ATGCTTTTTTCCATAATCGGTCTTGTTGCAGGTCTTTTAATAGGATGGGTGGTTTTCCCAAAACTTCTTTATTCAAAGAAAACGCAACCAGTGGATTTTAATCATGCTATTCATAACGAACAGGTTGATAACGGTTGTGAAAGTTGCCATATCTTTAGGGAAGACGGAAGTTTTGCAGGAGTTCCAAAACTTGCGCAGTGCGCTGATTGCCATCAGGAAGTACAGGGTGACAGTCCTGATGAGAAAATATTTGTTGAAGAATATGTTTTAGAGGAAAAAGAAGTTCCGTGGCTGATTTATTCAAAACAGCCCGACTGTGTTTTCTTCTCCCATGCAGCCCATGTTAAAAAGGCAAAAATGGAGTGCGCCATCTGCCACGGGGGCATTGGAGGATCAACCAGTTTAAAACCATATGAACAAAACAGAATAACCGGCTACAGCCGTGATATCTGGGGAAAGAACATTGCCGGAACCAAGGAAAATTCGTGGGATAGAATGAAGATGGATGATTGCGCAAAATGCCATGAAAAAGAAACCGGCAGAAGATCAAGCATTCAGACAGATAAGGAGGCGTGCTTTGTGTGCCATAAGTGA
- a CDS encoding YkgJ family cysteine cluster protein, with protein sequence MGGNETFNLNSEILRTYRSIDRNIKRIQRATSLSCPKGCGLCCKTQKIEATILEMLPLAEAIFENKEEETILLRSENLIEENDFSCALFSQDANIPVNGHCTYYYFRPLLCRLFGFAARKNRYGDLEFCTCRHIKESYPENVRRVGIGISAGMNIPVYQESFMRIAALNPGIGFKRLPINIAIKEALEYIYWRRPKRFKMAKAS encoded by the coding sequence TTGGGCGGAAACGAAACCTTTAATCTTAATTCTGAAATCCTAAGGACATATCGTAGCATAGATCGAAACATTAAACGCATCCAGCGTGCAACTTCTCTGTCTTGCCCCAAAGGATGCGGGCTTTGTTGCAAAACCCAAAAGATCGAAGCAACTATTCTCGAAATGCTTCCGCTTGCAGAAGCTATTTTTGAAAATAAAGAAGAAGAAACAATTTTGCTTAGATCAGAAAATCTTATTGAAGAAAACGATTTTTCCTGTGCATTATTTTCACAGGATGCCAACATTCCGGTAAATGGACACTGTACTTACTATTACTTCAGACCACTCTTATGCAGGCTTTTCGGATTTGCAGCACGCAAAAACCGTTATGGCGATCTGGAGTTTTGTACTTGCAGGCATATCAAAGAAAGTTATCCTGAGAACGTTCGCAGAGTCGGTATAGGCATTTCAGCAGGAATGAATATTCCGGTATACCAGGAAAGCTTTATGCGAATAGCTGCATTAAACCCTGGGATTGGTTTTAAGAGACTCCCAATTAACATAGCCATCAAAGAAGCTTTGGAATATATTTACTGGAGAAGGCCGAAAAGATTCAAGATGGCTAAAGCCTCTTGA